The genome window GGCCAGGGCGAAGGTCGACGGCACGTCGAGGGGCAGCTCGGGCACGCTGACCCAGGCCCGCACGCCGGTCTCGTCCTCGACCGCCAGCGTCGGGTAGAGCATCCCCGCCGTGTACGGGTCGGAGCCCGCCGTCATGGTGACCACGAGCCACTGCGGGTCCCCGGGCAGCGGTGTTCCGGTCGGACCGGTGCTCACCGGCGCGTCCTCGCCCTCCGGTGTCCCGAGCCCGCCGACCAGCGTGGACCAGGGCACGTCCGTCCGGCCGCGCAGCGCCTCGGGGTGCTCGGTGTCGACGGCCAGCATCCGCACGTCGAAGCCCGAGCTCTCCTGGCCCTGCCCGACCGGGCGGCCGATCGACGCGTTCCGGTCCACGACCGGCTGCAGGTGGGTGCCCGCCGGTGCGTCTGCCAGGACAGCGCGGGCGTCTGCCGACGCGGTCAGACGCTCGCCGCGGATCCCCTCGACCCGCACGTCGGTGCCGACGGCGAGGTCGACCTGGTCGACCTGCGAGGTGCGCCACGTCGCGAGGAAGGCGTGCGAGAACGTCGCGGCGGACACGGCGAGGATGACGACCAAGGTCGTGCCGGTCGCGGCCGTGAAGCGGCGCGAGACCTGCCACGCGGCGAGCGGGACGACGAGCGACGCGCTGCGGCGCGCGAGGACGTCGGCACCGCGCGCGAGAGGCGCGACCGCACGCAGCGCGAGCACGGCTGCTCCCAGCGTGACGAGCGCGGGTCCGACGACGAGCACGGGGTCCAGCCGGACGCCGGCGGGCCCGCGCGTGAGCGGGGCGCCGTAGTCGAGGAGCTGCCACAGGGCGACGCCCGCGAGCACCACGAGCGCGAGGTCCGCGCCCGCACGGACCAGGCCGGCGTGGGCGGCGGCGCTCGACGAGCCGGCGGTGTGCCAGGCCGGCACGACCAGGGACACGGCCAGGACCGTCGCGACCGCCGCGCACGCGATCCAGACCGACACGGGGATCCCCGGCGGCGCGCCCAGGCCGGCGTCGCCGAGGCCCCCGGCGTCGGCCAGACGCGTGAACGCGACGCGGGCGACCCACGGCGCGACAGCCGCGGCCACCGCCGCCAGGACCGCGGCCTCGAGGACCGCGAGCGAGCGCAGCTGTGCCGCCGACGCGCCGCGCGCGGCGACGAGCTCACCCTCGGCGGCCCGCCGTTCCCCGAGCAGCCGCGCGGCCAGCAGCATCACGGTGGTGGCGAGCACGACGAGCAGCAGCCCGACGACCACGACGCCGACGCGCGTCACCGTGAGCTCGCGCCACGAGGCGTCGATGGTCTCGCCCAGCCGCGTGAGCACGAACCCGCTGGCGCCGACGTCGCGGAGCCCGGCGGACAGCTGCGCCTGGGTGGACTCGAGGTTGTCGCGCGTCTGCGTCAGGGCACCCCGCGGGGCGCCGGCGAGGTGGGGCGTGGTCAGTACGTGAACCGTGTCGACCGTGCCGACGCCCAGCAGCGCGTCGGGCGCCACGACCATCGGCCCCCACGCGTCGGTCGTGAGCCTGCCGCCGGTGCCGATGACCGGGTAGCGGCTGTCGTGGGCGGCACCCTTCAGCAGGTCGCGCGACCACGACGCCGACGAGCCGGTGAGCCGGTGGGTCCCGACGACGACCCAGCTGTCCTGCGTCTGCCCGCCGAGCGTGCGGACCGGCACGACGGTGCCGACCGTCCAGCCGTACCGCTGCGCGGCGACGTCCGGCGCGTTGACGAGGAGCCGCCCGCCGTCGTCGCGTGCACGGTCCGGCCACGCGCCCGCCACGAGCTCGCCCTGCTCCGGCAGGAGCGGCGTGCTGGCGGGGTACGCGACGGGTGCGAACTGCGTGCCGGCGACCAGGGGCAGGGACCACATCCGGCCGGTGAGCCAGGTCTCCCTGTCGGACGGCAGGTCGCCCAGGGTCGCGGCCAGCGCGACGTCGGTCGCCGCGAGCGCCGCAGCGGCGTCCTTCTTGTTGACCCGGACGACGGCCTCGAGGGTCACGGCCGAGTCGGGCACGCGCGCGATCTCCGCCTCGACCGCGTCGTCGCCGGTGACCTCGAGCAGGAACGCGAACGTCCCGAGCAGGGTCGTCGCCACGAAGGTGACGACGGCGACGGTCGCGATGACGGTGGCCTGGTCGCGCAGGCGTCCCAGGAGCACCTGCGACCGCCAGCCCATCGCCCCACCCTCCGCAGCGCCACCCGACGTCGGGTGCCCCTCGGTGTCCGAGGGCTGACGGCGATGCTAGGTGACCCAAACCCGCAGGTGGGAGGATCGATAACACCCGTTCGGGTGACAGAAAAGGTTGGGTCGGCCGACGGGTGGATTCACTCGTCCGGGCGTCCGGACCGACGTGCGGCCCGGACGCCCGGAGCGTCTCAGGCCTGCGGCGGACGCGTCATCGCGAGCACGTCGAGCGCGGTGTCGAGCTGCTGGAGCGTGAGCTCGCCGCGCTCGACGAAGCCCAGGTCGAGGGTCGCCTGGCGGATCGTGACGCCCGCCTTCACGGCGTGCTTGGCGATCTTGGCGGCGTTCTCGTAGCCGATGGTGCGGTTGAGGGGCGTGACGATCGAGGGCGACGACTCGGCCAGCGCGCGGGCGCGCTCGACGTTGGGCGTCGTGCCCACGACCGTGCGGTCGGCCAGGACGCGCGAGGCGTTCGCCAGCAGGCGGACCGACTCGAGCACCGCCGACGCGATGACGGGGATCTGGACGTTGAGCTCGAACGAGCCGGACGCGCCCGCCCACGCGACCGTGGCGTCGTTGCCGACGACGCGCGAGCAGACCATGAGCACGGCCTCCGGGACGACCGGGTTGACCTTGCCGGGCATGATCGACGAGCCGGGCTGCAGGTCCGGCAGCGCGATCTCGCCGAGGCCCGTGTTGGGGCCCGACCCCATCCAGCGCAGGTCGTTGCAGATCTTCGTCAGGCTGACCGCGATCGTGCGCAGCGCGCCCGAGAGCTCGACGAGGCCGTCGCGCGACGACTGCGCCTCGAAGTGGTCGCGCGCCTCGGTCAGCGGCAGGCCGGTGTCCTCGACCAGCAGCGCGATGACCCGCTGCGGGAAGCCGGCGGGGGTGTTGATGCCGGTGCCCACGGCCGTGCCCCCGAGCGGGACCTCGGCGGCGCGGGGCAGCGCGGCCTGCAGGCGCTCGACGCCGTAGCGCATGGCGGCGGCGTACCCGCCGAACTCCTGCCCGAGGGTCACCGGCGTCGCGTCCATGAGGTGCGTGCGCCCGGACTTCACGACGTGGGCCCACGCGGTCGCCTTCGCCTCCAGGGCGCCCGCGAGGTGCTCGAGGGCCGGGACGAGGTCACGGACCACACCTGCCGTGGCGGCCACGTGCACGGACGTCGGGAACACGTCGTTGGACGACTGCGACGCGTTGACGTGGTCGTTCGGGTGCACCGCGCGCCCGAGCAGGCGCGTGGCGAGCGTGGCCAGGACCTCGTTGGTGTTCATGTTCGAGCTGGTGCCCGAGCCGGTCTGGTAGACGTCGACGGGGAAGTGGGCGTCGTGCACGCCCGAGGCGACCTCGTCGGCCGCCGTCGCGATCGCGTCGGCCACGTCCTGCGGGAGGACGCCGAGCTCGGCGTTGGCCCGCGCGGCCGCCTTCTTGACCCGTGCGAGGGCCTCGATGTGGCCGCGCTCGAGCGTGCTCCCCGAGATGGGGAAGTTCTCGACCGCGCGCTGCGTCTGCGCGCGGTACAGCGCGTCGGCGGGGACGCGCACCTCGCCCATCGTGTCGTGCTCGATGCGGAAGCCGGGGGTGGCGACGTCCGCGGTGGCCGCGGCGTCGGGACCGTTCGTGTCAGTCATGAGCCCATCCTTCCACCGCCGCGGGGGTCGTCGGCCGTGCCGCGCACCGCAGCTGCGCACCTCGCCGGGCGCCTCCGGTGGCGGGACCGGGCAGGTCGTAGTGCGATGTGATCGAACGCCCGGCCCTTTCCCGACGACGCGAGAGGTCAGGTTCCCGACGTGCGACGACGCGCGGCCCTCCTCGCCCTGGTGCTCGTGGCGCCGCTCGCCGCGTGCGCCTCGGCCGAGGCGGGCCCTCCCACGCTCACGTGGTACATCAACCCGGACTCGGGGGGGCAGGCCCGCATCGCGCGGGAGTGCAGCGAGGCCTCCGACGGCGCGTACCGCCTCGACGTCGCGCTGCTGCCGCGCGACGCACCGAGCCAGCGCGAGCAGCTCGTGCGGCGCCTGGCCGCCGCCGACACGTCGATCGACCTCATGAGCATCGACCCGCCGTTCGTCCCGGAGTTCTCGAACGCCGACTTCCTCGCGGACGTGCCGGACGACGTCGCCGAGGTCGTCACGCAGGACGTGGCCGAGGGCGCGGTCGCCGCGGCGACGTTCGGCGACGAGCTCGTGGTCGTGCCGTTCTGGGCGAACACGCAGCTGCTCTGGTACCGCAAGGCCGTGGCCGAGGCCGCGGGGCTCGACATGACCCGGCCGGTGACGTGGGAGCAGGTCATCGCGGCGGCCGACGACCAGGACGTCACCGTCGCCGTGCAGGGCACCCGCGCGGAGTCGCTCACGGTCTGGGTGAACGCGCTGGTCGAGTCCGCGGGCGGGCACATCCTCGAGAACCCCGACGAGGAGGACCCGCAGCAGGTCACGGCGAGCCTGGACTCCGACGCGGGGCGCACGGCCGCGCAGATCATCGCGGACCTCACCGCGGCAGGCGTCGGCGGGGCGCAGCTGTCCAACGCCGACGAGGACATCAACGCCTCGATGTTCGAGGGTGACGCCGCGGGCTTCATGGTCAACTGGCCGTTCGTGTGGCAGCGCGCCAAGGCGGCCGTCGAGGCGGGCAGCCTCGACCAGTCGGTCGTCGACGACTACGGCTGGGCGATGTACCCCCAGGCGGTCGAGGGTGAGCAGTCCCGCCCGCCCATCGGCGGGGTCACGCTGGGCGTGAGCGCCTTCAGCGAGCACCCTGACCTGGCCTTCGAGGCCGCGCAGTGCATCGTCCAGCCCGAGAAGCAGGCGGAGTACTACCTGTCCGACGGCAACCCGCCCGGGGCGCTCGCCGCCTTCGACGACCCCGAGGTCCAGGAGGCGTTCCCCATGGCCGACCTGATCCGGGAGTCCCTGCAGCAGGCGGCACCGCGTCCGCAGACGCCCTTCTACAACGAGGTGTCCTCGAGCCTGCAGCGCACGTGGCACCCGCCGCGCGCGGTGTCGCCGGACTCCAGCCCCGGACGGGCCGACCAGCTCGTCATCGACGTCCTGCAGGGGAGGTCGCTGCTGTGAGCGCCGCCACCACCGCCGTCCCCGCCGCCGCCGACGCGGCGACGCGCAAGCCGCCCCGGCCCCACCGGTCCGACCGCGGGCGCCAGGAGGCACGGCTCGGCATGATGCTGTGCGCACCGGCGATCCTCGTCCTGCTGGCCGTGGTCGGGTACCCGATCCTGCAGGCCGTCTGGGACTCGCTGTTCAGCTACAAGCTCACGAACCCCGACGCGCGGCGCTTCGTCGGCCTCGGCAACTTCTCGCTGATCCTGTCCGACCCCATCTGGTGGCGGGCGCTCGGCGTGACGGTCCTCATCACGGTCGTCACGGTCGTCGTCGAGCTCGTCCTCGGGTTCGCGCTCGCGCTGGTCATGAACCACGCGCTGGGCACGCTGCGGCCGGCGCTGCGCACCGCGATCCTCATCCCGTACGCGATCATCACGGTCGTCTCGGCGTTCGCGTTCCGGTTCATGTTCGACCTGACCAGCGGGTTCGTGAACAGCTGGCTGCCGTTCGTGCCCGACGACCTGGACTGGTTCGCGTCGTTCGGGACCGCGGTGACCGTCATCTCGATCTCGGAGATCTGGAAGACCACGCCGTTCATCTCGCTGCTGCTGCTCTCGGGCCTCGCGCAGGTCCCGGGCGAGCTGCAGGAGGCCGCGAAGGTCGACGGGGCCACGTGGTGGCAGCGCATGCGTCGCGTGACGATCCCCAACATGAAGGCCGCGATCATGGTCGCGCTGCTGTTCCGCACGCTCGACGCGTTCCGGATCTTCGACAACATCTTCATCATGACGAACGGTGCGGCGGGCACCGAGTCGGTCTCGTTCCTCGCCTACCGGCAGACGATCCAGCGGCTCGAGATCGGCATCGGCTCGGCCGTCTCCGTCCTGCTGACGATCTGCGTCGCGCTCATCGCGATCGTGTTCGTCAAGGGCTTCAAGGTCAACCTGGCGGCGTCGACGAGGGCGGGACGATGAGCGGGCGGTCGAAGGCGTGGTGGTGGGTCGGTGGGCTGCTCATCTTCCTGTACTGCCTGTTCCCCGTCGCGTGGATCCTGTCGCTGTCGCTCAAGGCGCCCTCGGACCTGGACGACGGCTCGTTCCTGCCCACGTCCGTGTCGTGGCAGAACTACCAGCTCATCCTCACGGGCGACGCGTCCGGCCTGTTCCTGCCGGCGCTGCGCAACTCGGTGGGCATCTGCCTCATCGCCACGGCCATCTCGGTCGTGCTCGCGGCACTGTGCGCGTACGCGGTCGCGCGGCTCGACTTCCCCGGCAAGGCGTTCGTGCTGGGGCTGTCGCTCGCGGTGTCGATGTTCCCGGTCATCTCGATCGTCACGCCGCTGTTCAACATCTGGCGCGCGATCGGGCTGTTCGACACGTGGGCGGGGCTGGTCATCCCGTACCTGTCGATCACCCTGCCGCTGTCCATCTGGACGCTCACGGCGTTCTTCCGCGAGATCCCGTGGGAGATGGAGCAGGCCGCGCAGGTCGACGGCGCCACGACCGCGCAGGCGTTCCGCAAGGTCATCGTGCCGCTCGCCGGGCCCGGTGTGGCCACGACCGCGATCATCGCGTTCTTCCTCGCGTGGAACGACTTCGTCTACGGCATCTCGCTGACGTCCACCGAGGCCGCCCGCCCCGTGCCGGCGGCGCTCGCGTTCTTCACGGGTGCCTCGCAGTTCGAGGAGCCGACCGGGGCGATCTCCGCCGCGGCCGTCATCGTCACCGTCCCCGTCGTCGTGCTGGTGCTGCTGTTCCAGCGCCAGATCGTCGCCGGGCTCACCCAGGGCGCCGTCAAGGGCTGACCCGCCGTCGGAGCAGGAGGAGGAGCGCCATGGCCGCGATCACGCTGAGCCACGTCGTGAAGAAGTACGGCGACGGATTCCCGGCCGTGAACGACGTCAGCCTGGACATCGACGACGGGGAGTTCGTCATCCTCGTGGGCCCGTCCGGCTGCGGGAAGTCCACGCTGCTGCGGATGGTCGTCGGGCTGGAGGACATCAGCGACGGCGAGATCTCGATCGACGGGGACGTCGTCAACGACAAGGCGCCGCGCGACCGCAAGCTCGCGATGGTGTTCCAGAACTACGCGCTGTACCCCCACCTGAGCGTCTTCGAGAACATCGCGTTCCCGCTGCGGCTCGAGAAGGGCAAGTACCCCGAGGACGAGGTCCGGCGGCGCGTCGAGAAGGCTGCCGAGACCCTCGAGCTGCAGGAGCACCTCGACCGCAAGCCTGCGAACCTGTCCGGCGGGCAGCGGCAGCGCGTCGCGATGGGCCGCGCGATCGTCCGCGAGGCCCGCGCGTTCCTGTTCGACGAGCCGCTGTCCAACCTCGACGCGAAGCTCCGCGGCCAGATGCGGACCGAGATCGCCCGCATGCAGCGCCGGCTCGGCACGACCACGATCTACGTGACGCACGACCAGACCGAGGCCATGACGCTCGGCGACCGTGTGGCGGTCCTCAAGAAGGGCGTGCTGCAGCAGGTCGCGAGCCCGCGGGCCCTGTACGAGCAGCCGGTCAACCTGTTCGTCGCCGGGTTCATCGGCTCCCCGCCGATGAACTTCCTGCCCGGCGAGGTCGACGGCGACGTGCTGCGCATGCCGCTGACGGAG of Cellulomonas dongxiuzhuiae contains these proteins:
- a CDS encoding FtsX-like permease family protein → MGWRSQVLLGRLRDQATVIATVAVVTFVATTLLGTFAFLLEVTGDDAVEAEIARVPDSAVTLEAVVRVNKKDAAAALAATDVALAATLGDLPSDRETWLTGRMWSLPLVAGTQFAPVAYPASTPLLPEQGELVAGAWPDRARDDGGRLLVNAPDVAAQRYGWTVGTVVPVRTLGGQTQDSWVVVGTHRLTGSSASWSRDLLKGAAHDSRYPVIGTGGRLTTDAWGPMVVAPDALLGVGTVDTVHVLTTPHLAGAPRGALTQTRDNLESTQAQLSAGLRDVGASGFVLTRLGETIDASWRELTVTRVGVVVVGLLLVVLATTVMLLAARLLGERRAAEGELVAARGASAAQLRSLAVLEAAVLAAVAAAVAPWVARVAFTRLADAGGLGDAGLGAPPGIPVSVWIACAAVATVLAVSLVVPAWHTAGSSSAAAHAGLVRAGADLALVVLAGVALWQLLDYGAPLTRGPAGVRLDPVLVVGPALVTLGAAVLALRAVAPLARGADVLARRSASLVVPLAAWQVSRRFTAATGTTLVVILAVSAATFSHAFLATWRTSQVDQVDLAVGTDVRVEGIRGERLTASADARAVLADAPAGTHLQPVVDRNASIGRPVGQGQESSGFDVRMLAVDTEHPEALRGRTDVPWSTLVGGLGTPEGEDAPVSTGPTGTPLPGDPQWLVVTMTAGSDPYTAGMLYPTLAVEDETGVRAWVSVPELPLDVPSTFALAVPRGLGPLRLVAASAVVTLSGATAMGADSPAARLGQVWFTLQDVRVLDRAVGLTSPDEALAAASAQGTPVALEAGGWQAGATSGGLERGATVGARVGPYPFVDDVPPGALVVDGKFDLAAMDGGNGRLVAHAWPAHGAVRALVTTAVAERASLSPGIHFWIRAGDAQVQAVVEDVVPYLPGVPRGPAVLVDRDALGRGSVEAAGTDPLVDSWWLAAPDGDAPALAAALARAADAEATVRTTERAAAVAGPLSAAIPAALSLVTAATLVLVLVGLGASAAAAIRSRRLELARLQALGAARPSLVRGLVGEHVALVLVGALAGLAIGYGLARVVTPVLTVSSDGRRPVPAPLVVWQDGLALVITGGLALAACAVVALLAVVLVRRASGALLRLGDDR
- a CDS encoding class II fumarate hydratase, yielding MTDTNGPDAAATADVATPGFRIEHDTMGEVRVPADALYRAQTQRAVENFPISGSTLERGHIEALARVKKAAARANAELGVLPQDVADAIATAADEVASGVHDAHFPVDVYQTGSGTSSNMNTNEVLATLATRLLGRAVHPNDHVNASQSSNDVFPTSVHVAATAGVVRDLVPALEHLAGALEAKATAWAHVVKSGRTHLMDATPVTLGQEFGGYAAAMRYGVERLQAALPRAAEVPLGGTAVGTGINTPAGFPQRVIALLVEDTGLPLTEARDHFEAQSSRDGLVELSGALRTIAVSLTKICNDLRWMGSGPNTGLGEIALPDLQPGSSIMPGKVNPVVPEAVLMVCSRVVGNDATVAWAGASGSFELNVQIPVIASAVLESVRLLANASRVLADRTVVGTTPNVERARALAESSPSIVTPLNRTIGYENAAKIAKHAVKAGVTIRQATLDLGFVERGELTLQQLDTALDVLAMTRPPQA
- a CDS encoding extracellular solute-binding protein; the encoded protein is MRRRAALLALVLVAPLAACASAEAGPPTLTWYINPDSGGQARIARECSEASDGAYRLDVALLPRDAPSQREQLVRRLAAADTSIDLMSIDPPFVPEFSNADFLADVPDDVAEVVTQDVAEGAVAAATFGDELVVVPFWANTQLLWYRKAVAEAAGLDMTRPVTWEQVIAAADDQDVTVAVQGTRAESLTVWVNALVESAGGHILENPDEEDPQQVTASLDSDAGRTAAQIIADLTAAGVGGAQLSNADEDINASMFEGDAAGFMVNWPFVWQRAKAAVEAGSLDQSVVDDYGWAMYPQAVEGEQSRPPIGGVTLGVSAFSEHPDLAFEAAQCIVQPEKQAEYYLSDGNPPGALAAFDDPEVQEAFPMADLIRESLQQAAPRPQTPFYNEVSSSLQRTWHPPRAVSPDSSPGRADQLVIDVLQGRSLL
- a CDS encoding carbohydrate ABC transporter permease, which produces MSAATTAVPAAADAATRKPPRPHRSDRGRQEARLGMMLCAPAILVLLAVVGYPILQAVWDSLFSYKLTNPDARRFVGLGNFSLILSDPIWWRALGVTVLITVVTVVVELVLGFALALVMNHALGTLRPALRTAILIPYAIITVVSAFAFRFMFDLTSGFVNSWLPFVPDDLDWFASFGTAVTVISISEIWKTTPFISLLLLSGLAQVPGELQEAAKVDGATWWQRMRRVTIPNMKAAIMVALLFRTLDAFRIFDNIFIMTNGAAGTESVSFLAYRQTIQRLEIGIGSAVSVLLTICVALIAIVFVKGFKVNLAASTRAGR
- a CDS encoding carbohydrate ABC transporter permease; translated protein: MSGRSKAWWWVGGLLIFLYCLFPVAWILSLSLKAPSDLDDGSFLPTSVSWQNYQLILTGDASGLFLPALRNSVGICLIATAISVVLAALCAYAVARLDFPGKAFVLGLSLAVSMFPVISIVTPLFNIWRAIGLFDTWAGLVIPYLSITLPLSIWTLTAFFREIPWEMEQAAQVDGATTAQAFRKVIVPLAGPGVATTAIIAFFLAWNDFVYGISLTSTEAARPVPAALAFFTGASQFEEPTGAISAAAVIVTVPVVVLVLLFQRQIVAGLTQGAVKG
- a CDS encoding ABC transporter ATP-binding protein, which gives rise to MAAITLSHVVKKYGDGFPAVNDVSLDIDDGEFVILVGPSGCGKSTLLRMVVGLEDISDGEISIDGDVVNDKAPRDRKLAMVFQNYALYPHLSVFENIAFPLRLEKGKYPEDEVRRRVEKAAETLELQEHLDRKPANLSGGQRQRVAMGRAIVREARAFLFDEPLSNLDAKLRGQMRTEIARMQRRLGTTTIYVTHDQTEAMTLGDRVAVLKKGVLQQVASPRALYEQPVNLFVAGFIGSPPMNFLPGEVDGDVLRMPLTEVPLTDELRARIGDRKLVIVGLRPEHLEDADTLDDETRAKGVTFEADVDVVEWLGAELYAYVPFETRGDVAGTLAELDRDLDGENLRTQLVAALGAESHVRDGDTAELWFDPSRLLLFDPESGDNLTFDEESARRSDEESVEERRRATERARRRADREREGETAA